A stretch of the Bradyrhizobium arachidis genome encodes the following:
- a CDS encoding cytochrome ubiquinol oxidase subunit II yields the protein MNLLDPQGPVAAANSTILVDSVAIMLAIVVPTIVAILGFAFWFREGNSRARYQPNFVYSGRVELVVWSIPALTVILLGGVAWIGSHQLDPAAPVPGTGSPVRIQAVSLDWKWLFIYPDQRIATVNTLTAPAGAELNFQLTSSSVMNVFFIPQLGSMIYTMNGMVTKLNLRADNEGKLQGLSAHFSGDGFPDMMFDVNVISQLAFPDWVAATAKSDAVLNEESYKKLMQQGIEKGRPVYRLEDPRLFDLIATQHIPPGPGPQVASDAPHSGGHSAR from the coding sequence ATGAATCTCCTCGATCCGCAGGGACCTGTCGCAGCCGCCAACAGCACCATTCTCGTCGATTCCGTCGCCATCATGCTGGCGATCGTGGTGCCGACCATCGTCGCGATCCTCGGATTCGCCTTCTGGTTTCGCGAGGGCAATTCGCGGGCGCGCTATCAGCCAAATTTCGTCTATTCCGGCCGCGTCGAGCTGGTGGTGTGGTCGATTCCGGCACTGACGGTGATCCTGCTCGGCGGTGTCGCCTGGATCGGCTCGCATCAGCTCGATCCGGCCGCTCCCGTGCCGGGGACCGGCAGCCCGGTCCGCATCCAGGCCGTGTCGCTCGACTGGAAATGGCTGTTCATCTATCCGGACCAGCGCATTGCCACGGTGAATACGCTGACCGCGCCGGCCGGTGCCGAGCTGAACTTCCAGCTGACGTCGTCGAGCGTGATGAACGTGTTCTTCATCCCGCAGCTCGGCAGCATGATCTACACCATGAACGGCATGGTGACGAAGCTCAACCTGCGCGCGGACAATGAAGGCAAGCTGCAGGGCCTCTCGGCTCATTTCTCCGGCGACGGCTTTCCCGACATGATGTTCGACGTCAACGTGATCTCGCAGCTCGCCTTTCCGGACTGGGTCGCGGCGACCGCGAAGAGCGATGCGGTGCTGAACGAGGAGAGCTACAAGAAGCTGATGCAGCAGGGGATCGAGAAGGGCAGGCCGGTCTACCGGCTCGAGGATCCCCGCCTGTTCGACCTGATTGCGACCCAGCATATCCCGCCCGGGCCTGGCCCGCAGGTCGCCTCCGATGCGCCGCATAGCGGAGGCCACAGTGCTCGGTAA
- a CDS encoding ABC transporter permease translates to MDAAKRYFRSPAAVIGLVLLLVVIAMALSAGILFPRDPLALAGRPLVWPFTNPRFPLGTDNSGRDIAAQIFYGSRISLLIGGVATAIAIAIGTLIGAFAGYYGGWVDNILMRITEAFQTLPNFVLLLVFVAVFGSTLTTVTIAIGVVCWPAPARLTRAEFLSLRNREFVQAGRTLGMRDLQLILGEILPNALPPVIVYASVLMALSILLESALAFLRLSDPNVASWGNLIGLGRDVLRVQWYVSAIPGIAILVTVLAVSLVGQGLNDALNPRLKSR, encoded by the coding sequence ATGGACGCCGCAAAGCGCTACTTCCGCAGCCCCGCCGCCGTGATCGGCCTCGTGCTGCTGCTGGTCGTGATCGCGATGGCGCTCAGCGCCGGCATCCTTTTCCCGCGCGATCCGCTCGCGCTCGCGGGACGGCCGCTGGTCTGGCCGTTCACAAATCCGCGCTTTCCGCTCGGTACCGACAATTCCGGCCGCGACATCGCCGCCCAGATTTTTTACGGCTCGCGCATTTCGCTGCTGATCGGCGGCGTCGCGACCGCGATCGCGATTGCGATCGGCACGTTGATCGGCGCCTTCGCCGGCTACTATGGTGGCTGGGTCGACAATATCCTCATGCGCATCACTGAGGCCTTCCAGACGCTGCCGAATTTCGTGCTGCTCCTGGTGTTCGTTGCCGTGTTCGGCTCGACGCTGACGACGGTGACCATTGCCATAGGAGTGGTGTGCTGGCCGGCCCCGGCACGGCTGACCCGCGCGGAATTCCTGTCGCTGCGCAACCGCGAATTCGTGCAGGCCGGCCGCACGCTCGGCATGAGGGACCTCCAGCTCATCCTCGGCGAGATCCTGCCCAACGCACTGCCGCCCGTGATCGTCTATGCCAGCGTGCTGATGGCGCTCTCGATCCTCCTGGAAAGCGCGCTCGCCTTCCTGCGCCTCTCCGATCCCAACGTCGCCTCCTGGGGCAATCTCATCGGCCTCGGGCGCGACGTGCTGCGCGTGCAGTGGTACGTCTCGGCGATTCCCGGTATCGCCATCCTCGTCACCGTGCTCGCGGTCTCCCTGGTCGGCCAGGGCCTGAACGATGCGCTCAATCCGAGGCTGAAGAGCCGATGA
- a CDS encoding urate hydroxylase PuuD — MWGSIVSEWASLILRWLHVVAAIAWIGSSFYFIALDLSLKPKSDLPDGVQGEAWQVHGGGFYRIMKYLVAPAQMPEELTWFKWEAYTTWLSGFALMVVVYYLEADLFLVDKSILDLTPLQAGLFSFCSLALAWLLYEAACRSGLAQRELGFAIGGYIFLVGLTFAFTHVLSGRGAFNQIGAIIGTIMVANVFTLIIPNQKKIVAALVAGQSPDPKLGKASKERSVHNNYLTLPVVVLMISNHYPLLYATRFNWIIVAIILALGPVIRHFFNERHAGRKSPWWVWGVAAAGMVAIGFLSAAGPREAKTAAVATPTLANVEEIVMSRCSMCHAAEPVWAGIVTAPKGIVLDSTDHIRRNMRLIGRVAAWSSAMPPGNITEMTGEERAILATYIAQSDR, encoded by the coding sequence ATGTGGGGATCCATCGTATCGGAATGGGCGAGCCTGATCCTGCGCTGGCTGCATGTGGTGGCCGCGATCGCCTGGATCGGCAGCTCGTTCTATTTCATAGCCCTCGATCTGAGCCTGAAGCCGAAGAGTGACCTGCCCGATGGCGTGCAGGGCGAGGCCTGGCAGGTCCATGGCGGCGGCTTCTACCGCATCATGAAGTATCTGGTGGCGCCCGCCCAGATGCCGGAGGAGCTCACCTGGTTCAAATGGGAGGCGTACACCACCTGGCTGTCCGGCTTCGCGCTGATGGTGGTGGTCTATTATCTCGAGGCCGACTTGTTCCTGGTCGACAAGTCCATCCTCGATCTCACGCCGCTTCAGGCCGGGCTGTTCAGCTTCTGCAGCCTCGCGCTGGCCTGGCTGCTCTATGAGGCCGCCTGCCGTAGCGGGCTTGCGCAACGCGAGCTTGGCTTTGCGATCGGCGGCTACATCTTCCTGGTCGGGCTCACTTTCGCCTTCACGCATGTGCTGAGCGGACGCGGCGCCTTCAACCAGATCGGGGCGATCATCGGGACCATCATGGTCGCGAACGTCTTCACGCTGATCATCCCCAACCAGAAGAAGATCGTCGCAGCGCTGGTCGCGGGGCAATCGCCCGATCCAAAGCTCGGCAAGGCCAGCAAGGAGCGTTCGGTCCACAACAACTATCTGACGCTGCCCGTCGTCGTGCTGATGATCAGCAACCACTATCCCCTGCTCTATGCCACCCGCTTCAACTGGATCATTGTCGCGATCATTCTGGCGCTCGGGCCGGTGATCCGGCACTTCTTCAACGAACGGCATGCCGGGCGCAAATCGCCGTGGTGGGTGTGGGGCGTTGCCGCTGCCGGCATGGTCGCGATCGGCTTTCTCTCCGCTGCCGGCCCGCGCGAGGCGAAGACAGCAGCGGTCGCGACGCCGACACTCGCCAATGTCGAGGAGATCGTGATGTCCCGCTGCAGCATGTGCCATGCGGCAGAGCCGGTCTGGGCCGGCATCGTCACCGCGCCGAAGGGCATCGTGCTCGACAGCACCGATCACATCCGGCGCAACATGAGGTTGATCGGACGCGTCGCTGCATGGTCAAGCGCGATGCCGCCGGGGAACATCACGGAGATGACCGGCGAGGAGCGCGCGATCCTCGCGACCTATATTGCACAGAGCGATCGCTGA
- a CDS encoding ABC transporter substrate-binding protein — MDLTRLEINRRTALLTSAAIAANVINPMRAFAQETPKKGGVFNVHYGAEQRQLNPSIQASTGVYIISGKIQESLVDLDADGKPVGVLAESWESSTDGKTIAFKLRKGVTWHDGKPFTSADVEFTAMNMWKKILNYGSTLQLFLTAVDTPDPQTAVFRYERPMPLNLLLRALPDLGYISAKHLYENGDIRQNPTNLAPVGTGPFKFVKYERGQYIIADRNPDYWRSNAPYLDRIVWKVITDRAAAAAQLEAGELQYCPFSSLTISDMARLGKDKRFVATTKGNEGNARTNTIEFNFRRKELSDIRVRRAIAHAIDVPFFIENFLGDFAKLGTGPIPSTSTDFYPGAGTPQYPYDKAKAAALLDEAGFKAGPGGARFSLKLLPAPWGEDISLWSTFIQQSLKDVGITVEIVRNDGGGFLKQVYDEHAFDLATGWHQYRNDPAVSTTVWYRSGQPKGAPWTNQWGWEDKQVDTTIDNALTELDAAKRKALYAEFVKEVNTELPVWMPIEQIFVTVISAKARNHSNTPRWGSSSWHDLWLSA; from the coding sequence ATGGATTTGACACGCCTGGAAATCAACCGCCGCACCGCCCTGCTGACGTCGGCCGCGATCGCCGCCAATGTCATCAACCCGATGCGGGCGTTTGCGCAGGAAACCCCGAAGAAAGGCGGCGTGTTCAACGTCCATTACGGCGCCGAGCAGCGCCAGCTCAATCCGAGCATCCAGGCTTCCACCGGCGTCTACATCATCAGCGGCAAGATCCAGGAAAGCCTGGTCGACCTCGATGCCGACGGCAAGCCGGTCGGCGTGCTCGCCGAGAGCTGGGAGTCCTCGACCGACGGCAAGACCATCGCCTTCAAGCTGCGCAAGGGCGTCACCTGGCACGACGGAAAACCTTTCACATCAGCGGATGTCGAGTTCACCGCGATGAACATGTGGAAGAAGATCCTCAATTACGGCTCGACGCTCCAGCTCTTCCTCACTGCCGTCGATACGCCCGATCCGCAGACTGCGGTGTTCCGCTACGAGCGGCCGATGCCGCTCAACCTGTTGCTGCGGGCGTTGCCCGACCTCGGCTACATCTCGGCAAAGCATCTCTACGAGAACGGCGACATCAGGCAGAACCCGACCAACCTTGCGCCGGTCGGCACCGGCCCGTTCAAATTCGTCAAATACGAGCGCGGCCAGTACATCATCGCCGACCGCAACCCGGACTATTGGCGGTCGAACGCGCCCTATCTCGATCGCATCGTCTGGAAGGTGATCACCGACCGCGCTGCTGCGGCGGCGCAGCTCGAGGCCGGTGAGTTGCAGTACTGCCCCTTCTCGAGCCTGACGATCTCCGACATGGCGCGGCTGGGCAAGGACAAGCGCTTCGTCGCCACGACCAAGGGCAATGAAGGCAACGCCCGCACCAACACGATCGAGTTCAACTTCCGCCGCAAGGAACTGTCCGACATCCGCGTGCGCCGCGCGATCGCGCACGCGATCGACGTGCCCTTCTTCATCGAGAATTTTTTGGGTGATTTCGCAAAACTCGGCACCGGGCCGATCCCGTCGACCTCGACCGACTTCTATCCCGGTGCGGGCACGCCGCAATATCCCTACGACAAGGCCAAGGCGGCGGCATTGCTGGACGAAGCCGGCTTCAAGGCCGGCCCCGGCGGCGCGCGCTTCTCACTCAAGCTGTTGCCCGCGCCATGGGGCGAAGACATTTCTCTGTGGTCGACCTTCATCCAGCAGTCGCTGAAGGATGTCGGCATCACGGTGGAGATCGTCCGCAATGACGGCGGCGGCTTCCTCAAGCAGGTCTATGACGAGCACGCCTTCGATCTCGCCACCGGCTGGCACCAGTACCGCAACGACCCCGCGGTCTCGACCACGGTGTGGTACCGCTCCGGCCAGCCCAAGGGCGCGCCCTGGACCAACCAATGGGGCTGGGAGGACAAGCAGGTCGACACCACCATCGACAACGCCCTGACCGAGCTCGACGCCGCCAAGCGCAAGGCGCTCTACGCGGAGTTCGTCAAGGAGGTGAACACCGAGCTGCCGGTCTGGATGCCGATCGAGCAGATTTTCGTCACCGTGATCTCGGCCAAGGCTCGCAACCACTCCAACACCCCGCGCTGGGGTTCGTCGAGCTGGCACGATCTTTGGCTTTCCGCGTGA
- a CDS encoding ABC transporter permease, with protein sequence MRILSLAGRRLAASIPTLFLILIGVFLLLQFAPGDTVDALMAQMGGGDAATARDLRKFYGLDVSVPMQLANYLWHLVQLDLGFSSIYGKPVATVILERLPPTILLMTASLSFAFFFGLVFGVIASRAVNKWPDTLISTLGLIFYATPSFWFGLMAIVVFSIYLQWLPAGGFEDIGQVQSGFWRVIDIARHLILPTLTLGLIFLAIYLRIMRASMLEVLNLDYVRTARAKGLDETRVVTGHVLRNALLPMVTLIGLQAGTMLGGSVVVESVFSLPGLGRLAYESVVQRDLNTLLGIVFVSALLVITVNFVVDLLYARLDPRISAEG encoded by the coding sequence ATGCGCATCCTGAGCCTTGCGGGGCGGCGGCTCGCCGCCTCGATCCCGACCCTGTTCCTGATCCTGATCGGCGTCTTCCTGCTGCTGCAATTCGCGCCGGGGGACACCGTCGACGCGTTGATGGCCCAGATGGGCGGCGGCGATGCCGCAACCGCCCGTGACTTGCGAAAATTCTACGGGCTCGATGTGTCGGTCCCGATGCAGCTCGCCAATTACCTCTGGCATCTGGTGCAGCTCGATCTCGGCTTCTCCTCGATCTACGGCAAGCCGGTCGCGACCGTGATCCTGGAGCGGCTGCCGCCGACGATTCTGCTGATGACGGCGTCGCTCTCCTTCGCCTTCTTCTTCGGCCTCGTGTTCGGGGTGATTGCCTCGCGCGCCGTCAACAAATGGCCGGATACGCTGATCTCGACGCTCGGCCTGATCTTCTATGCCACGCCCTCGTTCTGGTTCGGCCTGATGGCGATCGTGGTGTTCTCGATCTATTTGCAATGGCTGCCCGCCGGCGGCTTTGAGGATATCGGCCAGGTCCAGAGCGGTTTTTGGCGCGTGATCGATATCGCACGGCACCTGATCCTGCCGACACTGACGCTGGGCCTGATCTTCCTCGCCATCTACTTGCGCATCATGCGCGCCTCGATGCTCGAGGTGCTCAATCTCGACTATGTCCGCACCGCGCGCGCAAAGGGCCTGGACGAGACGCGCGTCGTCACGGGCCATGTGCTGCGCAACGCACTGCTGCCGATGGTGACGCTGATCGGCCTCCAGGCCGGTACCATGCTCGGCGGCTCGGTCGTGGTGGAAAGCGTGTTCTCGCTGCCCGGCCTCGGGCGGCTCGCTTATGAATCCGTGGTCCAGCGCGACCTCAACACCCTGCTCGGTATCGTCTTCGTCTCCGCGCTGCTCGTGATAACAGTCAACTTCGTCGTCGACCTCCTCTACGCGCGGCTCGATCCCCGCATTTCGGCGGAGGGCTGA
- a CDS encoding sorbosone dehydrogenase family protein: MKTHLGCAAILLITADSNAWADTVLQGKDAFGNWQADKPGTVRLIRPQDLPKPGASPSVANASRVVARPAGSAPLVPPGFKIELFAEGLSGPRIVRVAPNGDVFVAETRSGRIRALRPGEGGGKVASDETFASGLSRPFGIAFFPNGDNPQWLYVANSESVVRFPYRAGDLKASAKPEIVVTNLSQGSGHSTRDIVFTPDNKRMLVSVGSAGNVAEGMGKPPGGLEAWARAQPLGAAWGYEAGRAAVLSFTPEGKERKLYATGIRNCVGLAIEPQSGLPWCSTNERDGLGDDLVPDYVTSVREGAFYGWPWYYIGDNEDPRHAGARPDLKDKVTIPDVLIQSHSASLGMTFYRGNNFPAEYRGDAFAAEHGSWNRSKRTGYKVIRVRMKDGKPTGEYEDFVTGFVVNDTEVWGRPVGVAVAKDGALLISEDGNGTIWRVSR, translated from the coding sequence GTGAAGACACATCTTGGATGCGCGGCGATCTTGCTGATCACGGCGGATTCGAACGCGTGGGCAGACACCGTGCTGCAAGGCAAGGATGCCTTCGGCAATTGGCAGGCCGACAAGCCTGGCACGGTCAGGTTGATCCGGCCGCAGGATCTTCCAAAGCCCGGTGCGTCGCCGTCGGTGGCCAATGCCTCGCGCGTCGTGGCGCGGCCGGCCGGCAGCGCGCCGCTTGTGCCGCCGGGATTCAAAATCGAGCTGTTCGCGGAAGGCCTGTCGGGTCCGCGCATCGTCCGCGTCGCGCCGAACGGCGACGTCTTCGTGGCCGAGACCCGATCGGGGCGCATCCGCGCGCTGCGCCCGGGCGAAGGCGGCGGAAAGGTCGCAAGCGACGAGACCTTTGCCAGTGGCCTCAGTCGGCCCTTCGGCATCGCCTTTTTCCCGAACGGCGACAATCCGCAATGGCTCTATGTCGCGAACTCCGAGAGCGTCGTGCGCTTTCCCTATCGCGCCGGCGATCTCAAGGCGTCGGCCAAGCCGGAGATCGTCGTGACGAACCTGTCGCAGGGCTCCGGTCATTCCACGCGCGACATCGTCTTCACGCCGGACAACAAGCGCATGCTGGTCTCGGTCGGCTCGGCCGGCAATGTCGCCGAAGGCATGGGCAAGCCGCCCGGCGGGCTGGAAGCTTGGGCGCGCGCGCAGCCGCTCGGCGCGGCCTGGGGCTATGAGGCGGGGCGCGCCGCCGTGCTCTCCTTCACGCCGGAGGGAAAGGAGCGGAAGCTTTATGCGACCGGCATCCGCAACTGCGTCGGCCTCGCCATCGAGCCGCAGAGCGGACTACCGTGGTGCTCGACCAACGAGCGCGACGGCCTCGGCGACGATCTCGTGCCCGACTACGTCACCAGCGTCCGCGAAGGCGCGTTCTACGGCTGGCCGTGGTACTATATCGGCGACAACGAGGATCCGCGCCACGCCGGCGCGCGGCCGGACCTGAAGGACAAGGTCACCATTCCCGACGTGCTGATCCAGTCGCACTCGGCTTCGCTCGGCATGACCTTCTACCGGGGCAACAACTTTCCGGCCGAATACCGCGGCGATGCCTTCGCCGCCGAGCATGGCTCCTGGAACAGGTCCAAGCGTACCGGCTACAAGGTCATCCGCGTCAGGATGAAGGACGGCAAGCCTACCGGTGAGTACGAGGATTTTGTCACCGGCTTCGTCGTCAACGACACCGAGGTCTGGGGACGCCCGGTTGGTGTCGCCGTCGCCAAGGATGGCGCGTTGCTGATCTCGGAAGACGGCAACGGCACGATCTGGCGGGTGTCGCGGTAG
- a CDS encoding cytochrome (ubi)quinol oxidase subunit III translates to MAIAATAGHAHGDPHHIGVVIEHPGPAPKRVVTGFGFWIFLLSDIVMFSCFFAAYAVLLGQTAGGPKGAELFDQRNVAIETVCLLVSSFTCGMASIAADVRNRFWFYLAMAATCLLGLIFLAIEFREFADLVARGAGPTRSAFLTAFFTLVGCHGLHVTAGILWLLTMMAQVFAKGFRADIMRRMLCFALFWHALDIIWVAVFSVVYLLGSAP, encoded by the coding sequence ATGGCGATAGCTGCGACGGCCGGCCACGCGCATGGCGATCCCCATCACATCGGCGTCGTGATCGAGCATCCCGGGCCGGCGCCGAAGCGCGTCGTCACCGGCTTCGGCTTCTGGATCTTCCTGCTCTCCGACATCGTGATGTTCTCCTGCTTCTTCGCGGCCTACGCGGTGCTGCTCGGCCAGACCGCTGGCGGCCCGAAGGGCGCGGAGCTGTTCGACCAGCGCAACGTCGCGATCGAGACGGTCTGCCTGCTGGTCTCGAGCTTCACCTGCGGTATGGCGAGCATCGCCGCCGACGTCCGCAACAGGTTTTGGTTCTATCTCGCGATGGCCGCGACCTGCCTGCTCGGGCTGATTTTCCTCGCCATCGAGTTTCGCGAATTCGCCGACCTCGTCGCGCGAGGCGCAGGTCCCACGCGCAGCGCCTTCCTCACGGCGTTCTTCACCCTGGTCGGCTGCCACGGCCTGCATGTCACCGCCGGCATCCTGTGGCTGCTCACCATGATGGCCCAGGTCTTCGCCAAGGGCTTTCGCGCCGACATCATGCGCCGCATGCTGTGTTTTGCGCTGTTCTGGCACGCGCTCGACATCATCTGGGTCGCGGTGTTTTCCGTCGTCTATCTGCTCGGGAGTGCCCCATGA
- a CDS encoding SDR family NAD(P)-dependent oxidoreductase, which yields MRLKDKVAIVVGAGQSPGEGMGNGRATALTFAREGAKVLCVDHHLESAQETVAMIAANKGTAAAFRADVTKAADIKAMVADAQARWDRIDILHNNVGVSLSGGDAELLQLTEEAFDRVVAINLKSCILAAKEVIPIMRAQKSGAIINISSMAAITTYPYVAYKATKSAMIAFTEQLAYQNAEHGIRANVILPGLMNTPMAVDTRAREWHKTRAEVEAERDSKVPLRRKMGTGWDVANAALFLASDEANFITGVTLPVDGGASVRRG from the coding sequence ATGCGCTTGAAGGACAAGGTCGCCATCGTGGTCGGGGCCGGACAGAGCCCCGGCGAAGGCATGGGCAATGGGCGCGCCACCGCGCTGACCTTCGCGCGCGAGGGCGCAAAAGTGCTGTGCGTCGATCATCATCTGGAGTCGGCGCAGGAGACGGTCGCGATGATCGCCGCCAACAAGGGCACGGCTGCGGCCTTCAGGGCGGACGTGACCAAGGCCGCCGACATCAAGGCCATGGTCGCGGATGCGCAAGCGCGCTGGGACCGGATCGACATCCTCCATAACAATGTCGGCGTTAGCTTGTCCGGCGGCGATGCCGAACTTCTGCAACTGACCGAAGAAGCTTTTGACCGCGTCGTCGCCATCAACCTGAAGAGCTGCATCCTCGCCGCCAAGGAAGTGATCCCGATCATGCGCGCCCAGAAGAGCGGCGCGATCATCAACATCTCCTCGATGGCGGCGATCACGACTTATCCTTACGTCGCCTACAAGGCGACGAAGTCGGCGATGATCGCCTTCACCGAGCAGCTCGCCTACCAGAATGCCGAGCACGGCATCCGCGCCAATGTCATTTTGCCGGGCCTGATGAACACGCCGATGGCCGTCGATACCCGCGCCCGCGAGTGGCACAAGACCCGCGCCGAGGTCGAAGCCGAGCGCGACAGCAAGGTGCCACTGCGCAGGAAGATGGGCACGGGATGGGACGTCGCGAATGCGGCGCTGTTTTTGGCGTCGGATGAAGCGAACTTCATTACGGGCGTGACGCTGCCGGTGGATGGAGGAGCGAGCGTGAGGAGGGGCTGA
- the cyoB gene encoding cytochrome o ubiquinol oxidase subunit I, whose protein sequence is MLGKLTWSAIPFDQPIPLIAGGVVIVALLAVLIWVVVKGHLPYLWREWITSVDHKRIGVMYVLLASVMFLRGGSDAILMRIQQAIAYQSQGYLPPEHYNQIFSAHGTIMIFFVAMPFVIGLMNLVVPLQLGVRDVAFPTLNSVGFWLTATGALLVNLSLVIGEFARTGWLAFPPLSGLVYSPGVGVDYYAWSLQISGVGTLVAGINLVTTVLKLRTKGMNYLRMPMFCWTTLASNLLIVAAFPILTATLAMLLLDRYLGFHFFTNEAGGNVMMFMNLIWAWGHPEVYILVLPAFGIFSEVVSTFSGKPLFGYRSMVLATMAICVISFMVWLHHFFTMGAGPDVNAIFGIASMIIAVPTGVKIYNWLFTMYGGRIRFATPMLWSVGFMVTFIIGGLTGVLVAVPPADFILHNSMFLVAHFHNVIIGGVLFGAFAGFTYWFPKAFGFRLDERWGKAAFWCTFIGFYVTFVPLYAAGMLGMTRRMQHYDVAVWRPWMIVAVIGMAILTVAVVCQVVQLVVSIRNREALRDRTGDPWDGRSLEWATSSPPPVFNFAFHPDVRGEDAYWEMKAKARQEQFAHAEPEYRDIEMPRNSPTGFVCAFFATIMGFALIWHIWWMVILGLIGAWATFVVFAWRDHDEYVIPAADVARIDRANIEERRNLVSLAGSV, encoded by the coding sequence GTGCTCGGTAAGCTCACCTGGTCGGCGATCCCGTTCGACCAGCCGATCCCGCTGATCGCGGGCGGCGTCGTGATCGTGGCCTTGTTGGCGGTGCTGATCTGGGTCGTGGTGAAGGGGCATCTGCCCTATCTCTGGCGCGAGTGGATCACCAGCGTCGATCACAAGCGGATCGGCGTCATGTATGTGCTGCTGGCGTCCGTGATGTTCCTGCGCGGCGGCAGCGACGCGATTTTGATGCGGATCCAGCAGGCGATCGCCTACCAGTCGCAGGGTTACCTGCCGCCCGAGCACTACAACCAGATCTTCTCCGCCCACGGCACCATCATGATCTTCTTCGTGGCGATGCCGTTCGTGATCGGGCTGATGAACCTGGTCGTGCCCCTGCAACTCGGCGTGCGCGACGTTGCCTTCCCGACGCTGAATTCGGTGGGTTTTTGGCTGACGGCGACCGGCGCGCTGCTCGTCAATCTCTCGCTCGTTATTGGCGAGTTCGCGCGCACCGGCTGGCTCGCCTTTCCGCCGCTCTCGGGATTGGTGTACTCGCCGGGTGTCGGCGTCGACTACTACGCCTGGTCGCTGCAGATATCCGGCGTCGGCACACTTGTCGCCGGCATCAATCTGGTCACGACGGTTCTGAAGCTGCGCACCAAGGGCATGAACTATCTGCGCATGCCGATGTTCTGCTGGACTACGCTCGCCTCAAACCTCCTGATCGTCGCCGCATTCCCGATCCTCACCGCCACCCTCGCGATGCTGCTGCTCGATCGCTACCTCGGCTTCCATTTCTTCACCAATGAGGCCGGCGGCAACGTCATGATGTTCATGAACCTGATCTGGGCGTGGGGACATCCGGAGGTCTACATCCTCGTTCTGCCGGCCTTCGGCATCTTCTCCGAGGTGGTGTCGACCTTCTCCGGCAAGCCGCTGTTCGGCTACCGTTCCATGGTGCTCGCGACCATGGCGATCTGCGTCATCTCATTCATGGTGTGGCTGCATCACTTCTTCACCATGGGCGCGGGCCCCGACGTCAACGCCATCTTCGGCATCGCCAGCATGATCATCGCGGTGCCGACCGGCGTGAAGATCTACAATTGGCTGTTCACGATGTATGGCGGCCGCATTCGCTTCGCGACGCCGATGCTGTGGTCGGTCGGCTTCATGGTCACCTTCATCATCGGCGGCCTCACCGGCGTCCTGGTCGCGGTGCCGCCGGCTGACTTCATCCTGCACAACAGCATGTTCTTGGTGGCGCACTTCCACAACGTCATCATCGGCGGCGTGCTGTTCGGCGCCTTTGCCGGCTTCACCTACTGGTTTCCCAAGGCGTTCGGCTTTCGCCTGGACGAGCGCTGGGGCAAGGCCGCGTTCTGGTGCACCTTCATCGGCTTCTACGTCACCTTCGTCCCGCTTTATGCGGCAGGCATGCTCGGCATGACGCGGCGCATGCAGCACTACGATGTCGCGGTATGGCGGCCCTGGATGATCGTGGCCGTGATCGGCATGGCGATCCTGACCGTGGCGGTGGTCTGTCAGGTCGTGCAGCTCGTCGTCAGCATCCGCAATCGCGAGGCGTTGCGTGACCGCACCGGCGATCCCTGGGATGGACGCTCGCTGGAATGGGCAACGTCATCGCCGCCGCCGGTCTTCAACTTCGCCTTTCATCCCGATGTGCGCGGTGAGGACGCATACTGGGAGATGAAGGCGAAGGCCAGGCAGGAGCAGTTCGCGCACGCCGAGCCGGAGTATCGGGACATCGAGATGCCCCGGAATTCGCCAACCGGGTTCGTCTGCGCGTTCTTCGCCACCATCATGGGCTTTGCGCTGATCTGGCACATCTGGTGGATGGTGATTCTGGGCCTCATCGGCGCGTGGGCGACCTTTGTCGTGTTCGCCTGGCGCGACCATGACGAATACGTCATTCCGGCCGCCGACGTCGCGCGCATCGACCGCGCCAATATCGAGGAACGGCGCAATCTCGTCAGCCTCGCGGGGTCCGTGTGA